GTTCGTCAGAATGGCCGCCGCGAGCCGACGTTCGGGGTCCGCCCACGTGAGAATGTTCGTGAGGCCCAGGTGGCCGAACGCGTACTGGGTGTCGGGCCCGTAGGGGCTGAACCATTTACCCCCGAGCATGAACCCCGCCCCGTAGCGAATCGGTAGAAGCAGGGTCAAGTCGAACTCCAGGTAGGAATGCTCGACGAGGGCTCGCCGCACCGTGCGTGGCTCGAAAATCCGGACCCCGTCGAGTTCGCCGCCGTTCAGGAGGAGCTGGTAGAAACGGCTCATTTCGGCGGCCGTGGCCACGACGTTCGCCGACGGCACCACGCCACAGAGAAAACGGGGGTCGTTCGAGAACTCGACCGCCTCCTCGAAATCGAGGCCCATGGCACGCCGCAAGAGAGAAGAGAGCGGCGGGAGCGGAGGGTAGCCGGTGACGTAGTTGAGCGCCACCTCCCGCACCTGGCCCGGGCGGACACCGTAGTTCATCCAGCGGAAGCCGAGGGGCTTCCGGATTTCGCGGTCGACGAAGCTGCGGATCGTCCTGCCGGTCACGCGCCGGACCACCTCGGCGAGCAGAAAGCCCCCCGTGATGGCGTGGTAGGCGAGGAACCGCCCGGGCCTCCAGACCGGGCGCGACCGGCAGAGAAAGTCGAGGATGGCCTCGGGGTCGGCGAGAAGGTCGAGGTCGACGGCCTCGGGGGGGACGTTGGGGATACCGGCCCGGTGGCTCAGGACGTGGCGGATCGTGATCCACTCCTTGTTCCTCGTGCCGAACTCCGGGATGTACTCGCACACCGGGTCGTCGAGCCGGATCAAGTTGCGCTGGTCGAGAAGGTGGATCGCCATGGCCGTGACGGCCTTCGACGCGGAAAAAATCGTGAAGGGCGTCCGCGGCGTCGCGAGAACCTTGGGGGCATCCGGACCGTCTTCCGGGCCGTTTCCCCTCGCGTACCCGATGGCACGGTCGAGCACGACTTCGCCCCTGTACCGAAGGCAGAGCTGGATCGCCGGGTGAAACCCGCTCGAGTAAAGAGAGCGAACCCACGCCCAGATCCGTCGGACGGCTCGGCCCGAGATCCCCAGCTCCCGCGGACGGACTTCTTCCCCGACTGTCGTTACCTCGTCGAGGT
This Candidatus Binatia bacterium DNA region includes the following protein-coding sequences:
- a CDS encoding hydrolase: MSFLRPARCPVPRDLDEVTTVGEEVRPRELGISGRAVRRIWAWVRSLYSSGFHPAIQLCLRYRGEVVLDRAIGYARGNGPEDGPDAPKVLATPRTPFTIFSASKAVTAMAIHLLDQRNLIRLDDPVCEYIPEFGTRNKEWITIRHVLSHRAGIPNVPPEAVDLDLLADPEAILDFLCRSRPVWRPGRFLAYHAITGGFLLAEVVRRVTGRTIRSFVDREIRKPLGFRWMNYGVRPGQVREVALNYVTGYPPLPPLSSLLRRAMGLDFEEAVEFSNDPRFLCGVVPSANVVATAAEMSRFYQLLLNGGELDGVRIFEPRTVRRALVEHSYLEFDLTLLLPIRYGAGFMLGGKWFSPYGPDTQYAFGHLGLTNILTWADPERRLAAAILTNGKPLVYPEIYYGFQLLREIGRTFAKNRVRPASFFCPPRRREPERVAPRVGDEPLRRAGGGA